A DNA window from Zingiber officinale cultivar Zhangliang chromosome 3A, Zo_v1.1, whole genome shotgun sequence contains the following coding sequences:
- the LOC122053386 gene encoding uncharacterized protein LOC122053386, whose translation MDHSRRLAVTSRRLAVATRRLTVTSRRLAEARHRMALALAAFAASTAPTDDPVPAAGYAANAAAAVAYAVDDPDPASAVVDGDDPAAADSVNNAPPTPLRLIPSTTSPADTVAADPFNNPSPADLSIAPAADSVNNPLPRRIF comes from the coding sequence ATGGATCACAGCCGCCGCCTCGCCGTGACCAGCCGCCGCCTCGCCGTGGCCACCCGCCGCCTTACCGTGACCAGCCGCCGCCTTGCCGAGGCCAGACACCGCATGGCCCTGGCCCTTGCTGCCTTCGCAGCTTCCACCGCGCCAACTGACGACCCCGTCCCCGCCGCGGGCTACGCAGCCAATGCAGCTGCAGCAGTGGCCTACGCAGTTGACGACCCTGACCCAGCTTCTGCCGTCGTCGACGGGGACGACCCTGCCGCCGCCGACTCCGTCAACAACGCCCCGCCGACCCCGCTGCGGCTGATCCCGTCAACAACCTCCCCTGCCGATACTGTCGCCGCTGATCCATTCAACAACCCCTCCCCCGCCGATCTATCAATAGCCCCCGCCGCTGATTCCGTCAACAACCCCCTCCCCCGCCGAATTTTTTAG